The genomic stretch GAGAAATGCTCTTTGACCTCCAGACCCTTGAAGCTTATCCCACAAAGCGAGAGGGACATCATGACTACCAGGGCCACGGTGATGAACTCGGAGTTGAAGAGCGGAAAACCGCCCAGGGCTAGTCCCAACACGAACCCTATAGACATCATGATGGGATTGTTGAGTATGATCTCCCTTAGTGCCACGGGGGCCGTGAAACGGATGTTCCTTTTTAAGATTTCGCATCATAACCGTTGAATATCATCGGTTCTTTGGGATTTGAAAAACGAAAGTGGACCTGAAATTCCATAATTTCGAATAATTTGATTATTGTGGATAATCATATGATTCCCCCGGATAATCACATCACCGGAAAGATTGTCTATATGACCGTCGATTGAGGCATCATGACTAAGAGGGAGGATATAATCTCCTTCGGCCCTGTTCCCTCGCGACGTCTGGGTAGGAGCCTCGGCGTCAACAACATACCTCCCAAGACCTGCACCTATTCCTGCGTGTATTGCCAATTGGGGAGAACGAGTGGAATGACGCTTAAGAGATCGAGTTTCTTCGGTCCGAAGCGTGTTCTTGAAGATGTTGGGAAAAGGGTGAGCTGCCTCGAAAAGATGGGCGAGAGGATCGACTATATCGCCTTCGTTCCCGACGGTGAGCCAACGCTCGATAGGGATTTGGGTTCTGAGATATCGGGAATGAAGGAACTGGGATATCCAGTAGCCGTCATAACAAACTCCTCCCTATTATCGGACATCGAAGTCAGGGAAGAGCTCGCCATGGCAGATTGGGTAAGTCTTAAGGCAGATGCTGCTTTGGAAGAGGCTTGGCGAGCGGTGGATCGGCCCCATGGGAAGCTCACACTCGAGGAAATGATCGATGGAATGCTTCTCTTCAAGGATGATTATGAGGGAACCCTGTGCACAGAGACTATGCTAATAAATGGTTTGAACGACACCCCCGCTGTTCTAGAAGCCACCTCAGATCTGATAGCCGACATTTCCCCAAATCGGGCATATCTGTCCATCCCGGTCAGACCACCCGCCGAAGGTTGGGCATTAGCACCCGATGCAGAGCATATCATACTGGCCCTGACGATTTTCATGGAAAGGGGTTTGAAGAGTGAGATGCTTTCCTCACTTGGAGAGGGGAGATTCTCTCTGGCGGGTGATATCGAAACGGAGATACTCCGCATCACATCGGTCCATCCCATGGACAAGAGGTCTCTTGGCGATCTCCTGAAGACCGCTCATAAGGATTGGACTCTGGTTGATGAGCTCATGGATAGGGGAGAATTGATCAGCCTCAAGCTCGGCAATGAGATCTTCTACATGAGGAATCTCGGTACAAATACGGGGAAATGATAAAAGGGATCCACTAGAGATATTCATTCGATGAACAGATCCCCCGAGCTGAAGGTTGGATTTGGAATGATCAACGAGATCATTCTGCAACCGATCAGGTCTATACTATTGAGAACTAGTCTCGAAATCGGAGTCTTTGATGTCCTCTCGGATTTCACTTCCTCCATAGATGTTTCAAAGAGATTGGGTACACATCATGATAACACCCGTTATCTTCTGGATGGACTGGCGTCCTGTGATCTGGTGGAAAAGAATAATCAGATGTATAGGAATACCGAGATGTCCAGACTCTATCTCGTAAGCGAGAGCGCCAACTATATGGGCTCTTATATACAGCTATACCAGAGATCACTCATCGATGCCTTGGACGACCTGACGGAAATGGTGCAAAAAGGCTCGATACCTTCGCCCCCCAAGGTTGTTGACGGCTCTTATGACGAATTCGAAGAGTATGTAAAGGCTCTGGCCAGCGCGGCAAAGGGAGGGACCGCTCGAATAGCGGCCCGTATCGTGAGTCAACAACCAGAGTTTCCAACCATGCGAAGGATGCTTGATATCGGTGGTGGACCCGGAATAATAGCAATGGCCATTGTAGATCCACATCCTTTCATGAAGGGAGTTATCTTCGAACAGCCAGCCATGGCCGAGGTGGCAAGAAAAAATATTTCGGATTTCGGAATGGAGGACAGAATGGAGGTTATCTCCGGGAACTTCCTGACCGATCCTTTAGAAGAATCTTTTGATCTTATCTGGACCAGTTTCTGCCTCTACTTCGCGAAGCATCATCTGGACGAGACGATCAAAAAGATATTTGAAGCTCTAGAGCCGGGAGGCATTTTCATCTCGCTGCATGAAGGCTTGAATGAGGAAGGTACAAAGCCGGAGATACTAGTGCTTCCAAACATCGCGATGAACATGAACGGGCATGACACGGCCTTCGAAAGTGGCGAGATCGTGGAAGCGATGAGGCGAAGCGGATTCTCAGATGTCAGGAGCAGACCTGAAGACAGTCCCTTTGGAGAGGTTGAGGTCGTCATAGGAAAGAAAGAATAGAAAGCGCCGAGGGGGAGATTCGAACTCCCGTGGTGCAGAGCACCACCGGCTCTCAAGGCCGGCGCCGTGATCCGGGCTTAGCTACCTCGGCCCACATTTGGCAAAGCCCTTCCCCCGTATAAGCTTTATCTCATTTTCACCTGACTGAGGCCTTGTGATCTCCCCTCACGAAGAATCTTTACAGATAAGACTAGGCCTCAGGTTGCCACAATTGGTAATCTCTACTTAGAAAATCTTGCCCAGCCTGGTTGAAAGCATGGTGTCGATATCCAGCTCGAATGCGCCAACTGGATAGCCCAGCTCCATTTTTGAAATTACCTCAGGGTCGATCTCCCCGAAATGTCCAACTTCGATCCCTTCTATGGATACAGAGGCGGCCCTTCCCCCTAGATACATACCCGACGATAATGGTCTGATCTCATGGTCAATGGAGATGTCCCTCAGGATGCTCTCCGTCAAGGATTTCATTTCGGTGAAGCTTACCCTGGAATGGACCGAAAGACCTGCTAGATGACGGGTTCGCTTCAGATCGACCATCACATCACCTACCTCGAAGATCCTTTGAGGAAGATCGCGGTGCTTGTTCTTGCGAACCACCTCGAAAAGGCTTGGTAGCAAGTGCCAGCGCATGCAAGTGTAATCCTCTCCAAGAGGATTCTGGATCTCCACCACTTCATGAGACGGGATGCTCATCATCGCGAACTGTTCTCCAGGGTTGGATAGCATTAGTGTAGTTACCTCCATGTATCCATATCCTATCATGAGCTGCTTGATCTGATCAGAAGCACGCTCTATAGGCCTGAGGCTGCCAAATGTCTGGACCCGAGGAAGTGTCGAGCCGAAGTTCTCATAACCATGGCCAATGGCCACGTCCTCGGCAAGATCCACGGGATGTAGGATATCCAGTCTGGTTGCGGGTACCAATACCTTCACTTTGCCGTTGTCAACGGATGCATCATATCCCATTCTCTTGAGGGCGATCACTATCTCCTCATCGGTGATGTTCATTCCGAGGAAGGAACGGCAGAAATCGGCATCAAGCTCCCATCTCCGAGGCTCCAGATCCGGAGTGATGAATTCCTCCTCGGCAATAACCTTGACTGTCTGGATTATGGCTCCCCGCTCAGCTATGGAGGTCGCCACAATATTGAGCGCTCCGGATATTGCCTTGAAATCTGTACCGGTGACGTCGATGAACAGGTTCTCCGTCGACTCGGTCACCGTGGTCAGGCGACCGTTTATGATCGGTGGGAATGAAAGTACTTCATCGTTTCGGTCCAGGATCAGCGGGTAGTGTTCCTTCCCCTCCAGAACGAACGCGTAATCGATCCCCTTTTCATGCCTCTCGAGGATCTCTCGAAGATTCATCTCCTCATCCTTGGCCAGAGGAACGAATGATACAGATTCCGGGTCGACGGCCTTGTACTTGAAGGGTGGCTCTACCCTGTCAAGGTCATGGATTCCGATGGAAACCTTGGCCCTCTTCCGCCCCATAGTTAGGTGGAGCTTCTCCTGGACCTCCATGAGCGATTTGATGAGTTCGTCAGTCATCACCACGTTCCTGATTACTCCTGCAACCACGTAAGGCCGTACTTCAAGGACGCTGGGATCCCTATAAAGCACCATACCCGAATCCTCAGTGGGATAGAGCTTCATTCCGGCCTCCTTCCCTAAGAAGGCGCGTAACGCTCGCGCTATGCCCTCCACGCTGAAAAGATCCGGCCTGCTGGGGAAGAACTCCATCGCGATCTCACCCGTCTCCTCGTCGAAATCGTGCAGATCGGCACCCATCATGGGTATCTTCTCCAAGAGCTCTTTCATGGGAACATCGAACCCCATGAGCTCAGTCAGGTCTCGGTGGTCGAAATTGATGACTGGCATGGCTCAAAGCCATGGGGATGAGACTATATTATTCTTTTCTCACTGCCAGTATTATGACATCCCCCACGTTGGTACCTGTTGGACCGGTTACTATGAGCGAATCTTCTCTCTCGAAATAGCTGGCTGAATCGTTACTTTCCAGGAATTCGTCGATATCAGATCTGATCGATCCTGCATCTCCAATAGCTCCTCCCGCGTTCGAATTACCGTCAACACCATCTGTACCGAAGGAGATCAGGGTGACTCCCTTGCTTAGCTTAGGAAGAGCCCCCAGAACCAGTTCGCAGTTGCGTCCTCCTCTTCCTCCTCCCTTTACTGTCACGGTGGTCTCCCCTCCTGCAAGCAGGATGGCGGGAGGCCCGATCGGGTCGTGGTGAAGGGTGACCTCGCTTCCAATTGATCCCAACACCTTGCCAACCTCCCTCGCCTCCCCTTCGAGCGCGGAGGTGAGAATGATCGCTTTGTATCCAAGCTCGATAGCTCTCCCCTTCGCTGCCATGAGAGCTCTCCAGTTGTTGCCTACTATCACATTCTCAACCTTCTCGAAGATTGGGTTCCCAGGCTTGGGCGTCTCATCCTCACCTCGTAGCAGATGGTCCACGACGCTCCGAGGGGCCTTACCCATGAGATCGTACTTGTCTAGAACCGTAAGTGCGTCAGAAAAGGTGGTGGGGTCGGGAGCGGTCGGTCCGGAGCATATGCTTTCCAGCGGATCTCCGACCACATCTGATAATATTAGGCTCAACACCATGGCAGGATGGCATGCTCTGACCAGATTTCCCCCTTTGACCCGGGATAGATGCTTTCTCACGGTGTTGATCTCCTCAATGTTCGCGCCGGCCAACATCAACAATTCGGAAGTTCTCCTCTTGTCCTCCACGCTCACATTCTCTGGAGGCAGAGACATCATGGCAGATCCTCCCCCCGAAATGAGGCAGATGACCAGATCATTCTCGTCTGCTTCCTCACATAAAGCCAGTATTCTCTCCGCTCCTTGGCGGTTCTCCTCACTTGGATGAGGGTGAGTGCTCTTGTGCAGATTGATAGGTCCTATATGGCCCTCATCCAGGACGTTGAGATATCCTTCATTTATCCTGTCTCCCAGGACATCAAGCACGGCGCGAGTCATGCCCACGGACGCCTTACCCGTTCCCACGACAAGTATCCTTTCAACCTCATGCAGATCGATCGAGACATCTCCCACTCTGAGTAGACCATCCTCAAAGGAAAGAGAGTCATTGACACATCGGTAGGAGTCGATCGAGCGCACGGCGGCCTCCAATACCTCCAACATGTCCATCCTGGCTATTGGATCTTCGCCTTTGATCAGCTGGGTCCTTCTTTGAATATTCAAATCAGCCCTCCAGAACCTTTGGGTTAACGAGATTGATTGGCCTCTTTCCAGATAGTGCCAACAGCAGATCTTGGGCTGCCATGATCGCCATGGTATCCCTGGATTGAAAGGTCGCACTTCCGGTGTGCGGAGTCAGGACCACATTATACAGTTCAGTCAATCCAGGAGTGAGGTTAGGCTCGTTCTCGAAGACATCAAGGCCCGCGCCCGCTATCCTCTTCTCCCTCAGTGCCGCAACAAGCGCATTCTCGTCGATAACTTCTCCCCTAGCGAGATTCACCACGATGGCTGTATCCTTCATCAGGTCGATCTCCCTCTCCCCGATCAGATGTCTGGTCTCGGGTGTCAGGGGAACATGGAGAGATATGAAGTCCGATTCCCGGAGAAGATCATCGAGTTCGACCTTCACCGCTCCCAGCTCCTCCTCGAGTTCGGTCTTCCTGGTCCTGCTGTGGTATAAAATCCTCATGTTGAAGCCATTGGCCCTCCTGGCCACTGCGGATCCAATGTCTCCTAGGCCAACGATGCCTATGGTCTTACCGTAGACCTCGTATCCCAGCATCAATTTGGGACCCCAGCCTAAGAATTTGCCCTCTCGCACGAAACGATCTGACTCCGGTATCCTTCTGGCGACAGCCATGATCAGCGCCCAGGAGAGATCTGCGGTTGCCTCCCTTAGAGCGCCTGGGGTATTTGTGACCATCACTCCATTCTGAGTTGCGAAAGCCACATCGATATTGTTGTAACCGACCGCATAATTCGATATGATCTTGAGAGTGTTACCGGCAGCCTCGATCACCTCGCGGTCTATCCTGTCGGACAGCAAGCAGTAGAGCCCATCCTTACCCTTGACTCTTTCAAGAAGTTCGTCCTTTGAGATCGGTCGATCCCCCTCGAAGATATCCATATCGACCTTGTTCTCCAGGATTTCAAATCCCGAATCTGGTATCCTCCTGGTGATGAGAACCTTGGGTAGCGCCATGAGGAATAATATTTGTGAACATCGCATATAACTATCTTCCCAGCTCGCTGTGGGCGCTAGAGAGATGCCCCGCCGCTTCGGCCGCAAGAGTGGATAGTTCTCCCGCCAGGACCGTGGATGCGATGATCTCGGCGAGCTTCTTGGCCTTTCCCTCGCCCAGGCATCCCAGCATGGAGAGGGCTTCACTCTGACAGGGTAACCTTGTCCCTCCTCCCACGGTTCCTACCTCCAGAGCTGGGATCCTTACCGAGAAATAAAGACCATCATTCAACGACTCTGCGGTGGTAGTTCCCATACTTCCCTCCACGACCTGTGCCGCATCCTGTCCTGTGGCGATGAATGTGGCGGCTATGATATTGGCCATATGAGCGTTGAACCCGTATGATAGGGCAAGACTGCTGCCTAGCGCATTCTTCCTCACGCATGCCTCTTCCACAGCCTCCGGCGAAGTATGTAGCTTCTCATCCACGATAGATCTGGGGATGTTCACTTCCGCGTGCACTGTCTTGCCCCTGCCCAAAATAGAGTTGATACCGGCTGGCTTCTTGTCGACGCACATGTTCCCAGAGACCGAGACCAGGGTGGCACCAGTCTCCCTCTCGATCAGCATGGAAGCCTCCTCCGTAGCGATGGTGGCCATGTTCATGCCCATGGCGTCCCCCGTCTCGTAGGCGAATCGGAGGTAGAGATTCCTCCCGACCATGAACGGCCTCACTTCAATCAGCTTGCCATGTCGAGTGGTGGACTCAGCCGCTTCCTTCACCAGATCGAAGTGTTCTTTGACCCATTTGACCACATCGACACCATGCTTGATCCCGTTAACCCTGAAAACAGGGGCACGGGTCATCGCGTCCTTGACCACTATAGTATTGGAACCGCCCGCGTGGGTGATGACCGAGCATCCCCGGTTCACCGAGGCCAGTAAAGCTCCTTCGGTGGTCGCCATGGGGATCAGGAACTCACCCTGGGCATGCTCACCGTTGATGAGCAAAGGTCCCACGAAGCCCACGGGCACCTGCACGCAGCCGATCATGTTCTCGATGTTCTTCTCGGCCAACAGGGGATCGAACGTGTAGGATGATATATACTCGAGCTTGGTGTCGGTGAACTTCTCAACGGCTTCCCTGCGCTCCTTAACATCACCCCGAGTTCTTCCTCTGTTCTTGAGTCCCCCTACCATGGTATCCTCACATAATCGGCATGGGGGGTAATTAGGTTATCTGACTTTAATCGTTGAAAGAGAGCATCTCAACAACGTAAAGGGGCCATGCCCAGTCAACAGAACCAAAGGTTTTTATGGGTTGACTTAATTCCTGCGAAAGCCGATGGGCCCATAGCTTAGCCTGGTTGGAGCGCCCGGCTGATAACCGGGAGGTCGGGAGTTCAAATCTCCTTGGGCCCACTACCATTTCCCTGACTTCTTTCAACAAATGCCACTTTCAGGGCATTCTGTGGATTTCAAAACAAGACACAGAGCTGCATTATTGCTGCTCGATACATCAGAATCTAGACCTTGTGGGTACATCATTTGCGTTGGATTCATATGAATAAGGATGCATATGTTCTGCCCTTTCTATGCACCAGATTGAAATGTCATTAACCTACCCGTCCTCCTGAATCTTCTTTCGAGAGGTCAATACCAATGCTTGACCCAAGACCTTCGGAAAATACTCCATTGCTGTTCCATCCGAAAGGATGAAGTTGTTAAGGAGGACATTATAGGTCTCGAAACTGGGCGAATCCGACTATGTCTGTATGACCGTGATGATGGTTTTGGATCGTGAACTTGAGTCGCATCCAGCTGGCGGCGAAGAAGGCCTGTTGTGATGATATAAAATGCATGTTAGTGCTCGGGTCCGTTGGAAAAAAATCTTATCGGGGACCTGATGGCCCCCTGATGTACTCTACCGCACTAGTGGTAGACCAATTTCCTTCCCTCACGGGAGTGCTTGAGCATGCACTCCCATAGTGGGTATCGAATTCCTCATCTTGTCGGTTCCACGAGCGGCTTAGCGACCGTATTTTTCCCAATACGCCGAGAAGAGTTCCTCGTCGGTCGGTGGCTTCTTCGGATTCTGGACGATGCGGGAAACCCATGTGAGGTTCACGAAGTGTCGGGCGTTGACGTTCTCGGTGGTGATGTTCCCTCCCCAGGTCCCGCACGAGAGGGAGAGAGTGAAGGGGAGGCCATTGCGAGGGCTACCTGCGCCCTCGTTCATGTTCTGGTTCACCATGACGCGACCCGTCCGGGTGCCGAATGCGAGGGCATCCACATGCTTATCGTTCGAGGTATGGATTCCGCATGAGTGGCCGAGTCCCTGATACTCTGTGATCCTGTTCGTGAGGTCCACGGCATTTTGGATTTCGCCCTCGTATCGGTACAGAGAGAGGACGACTGACAGCTTCTCCCCCGAGAACGGGTAATCGGGGCCAGTTCCGGTCTCCTCCACCACCAAGAAGGTGCGGTCCTCGGGAAGATCTATGTTAGCGAGATTCGCTATGTGCCCTGCGGGCTTAGCGATGACATCAAGGCTTGGAATGGGTCCGCCCTTGGGCCACATCACCTTCTGTAGGCGTGCCTTCTCCTCAGCGTTGCAGATGTATGCACCATTCTGAACCAGCTTCTCCACCAGAGAATCGTATATCGACTCATGGGCTAGAACGGAGTTGTCGGCCAGGCAGCTCGTGGCGTAGTCAAAGACCTTCGCCCTCGCGATCATGAACGCGGCGTCGTCAATGTCCCCGGTCTCGTCCACGATATGGACCGTGTTGCCAACACCAACACCATATGCGGGCGTTCCCGAGCTGTAGGCGGCTTTCACCATTCCGGCGCCACCGGTGGCCACTATCAGATCTGCTTGACGCATGAGTTCCTGGGTCTTCGCAATAGTTGGGTTTTGAATGATCTGTATCAGGTCCTCAGGCACTCCCATGGCCTTGCAGCCCTGGCGCATGAGATTGACGGCGAGTTCCGAGGATTTCTGTGTTTTGGGATGCGCAGCTACGATGATGGCATTCAAGCCCTTCGCAGCGCAGAGGGCCTTCATAGGCGGTGTCGCGTCCGGTCCGGTGGATGGGATGATTGCTGCCACCACACCTACAGGTTTTGCGATCTTCACGAGTCCTTTTTTGGGGTCCTCCTCAACGATACCCACCGTCTTTACGCTCTGCATGTCCTGAATCGTGCCAGTGACACGGAGTCGAATCTTGGTAAGTTTGTCAGTATAGTTACCGAATCCGCCTTCTTCGACGGCGAGCCTCGCTAGGGCCTCGCATTCCTTGACGACGTGCCAACCAATTGCCATGACCAGCTCATCTGCCTCGGCTTGCGTGAAGTGCTCAATGGCCTTCATCGAGGTTCGCCGCGGGAGCGGTATTAGATGAAGTACTCATGCATAATCAGACAAAACAGCACGTACATAACGCTTACCTACTTCATGACCGTGATTTTCTGTAATTCTTCACACTAAAATAGAGATTGGCAACTTCTTAATTTCTTAATCCATTCCCACTTTATGAAGAAGTGGTAAAACTGGTAGGCGATCTAGATATGTTGAAATCGATTCTTTCACCTCCTATTCCTTTGAATACAAGCATAGAACCGGCCAAGAAACAGGGCTCGGGATTCAAATGATCATTACTGCGAGCAATATTCTCCCGGAGCAGGTAATCATATTAGATCTATCATGACCATGATCGAGCCAGGAGCCTATCGGAGGTCATAGTAGCTGAATGATTCAGGTGCTTTCTTTCCAGGAAAAGGCATCAAAGATCTCTATGAACCACTTCGAAAGAATCGGGTTTGAACATGGGTTAACCTAACTTTCCCCAAAATAACGCATTTTCTATTATAGCTCATTTGATCTTATTGAGGAGCTTGATCTCGCCATCGCTGTCGTAGGTGAAGATATAGCCTGTGACATTCTCTCTCTTGTCCTCTGGCAACTCGCTCATTATCTCTCCGACCTTGTCCCGCACCCTCGCTGGGAACAGTGGATCCCTGTTCGGGATCACCACTCCGACACTGCAGCCGCCCTCCAGGCACTTCCTGTACTCCTCCCATGAGAACATGTGCCAGGAGAGTGGAGATTCCACGAATTCATAGCTTTTTATCTCGTCGTTCCTACCGACCGTTACCACTGCCCTATGGCCATCTGTGTCGACACCGTACTCTACGCAGCAGACCGGGTCCTCCTTCTGTAGCATGTCCTTCCTATTGACGGCTACCCTTTCAAGCAGCGTGAAATCGGTCATCATATTATCTTTGAAGTCGGTGGGATAAGAGCCTTTTCATTGAAGTGACGTCTCTAGCAGGGGAGCAGAGTGTTAGATACCTAGCCGAAGCTCATACCTTAGAAAATTAAAAAATAGGGAAAATTGGGAGCTTAGCTCCCATTATGTGTTTAAGCCGGGCAGACCGGGCAGGGTATTGGACCATCCTGGTATGGACAGCAGCTCACGGGTATGTGAACCATCCACATGGAGTAGTCGCAGACCATCGGGCACTCGAGGAATGA from Methanomassiliicoccales archaeon encodes the following:
- a CDS encoding radical SAM protein — translated: MISFGPVPSRRLGRSLGVNNIPPKTCTYSCVYCQLGRTSGMTLKRSSFFGPKRVLEDVGKRVSCLEKMGERIDYIAFVPDGEPTLDRDLGSEISGMKELGYPVAVITNSSLLSDIEVREELAMADWVSLKADAALEEAWRAVDRPHGKLTLEEMIDGMLLFKDDYEGTLCTETMLINGLNDTPAVLEATSDLIADISPNRAYLSIPVRPPAEGWALAPDAEHIILALTIFMERGLKSEMLSSLGEGRFSLAGDIETEILRITSVHPMDKRSLGDLLKTAHKDWTLVDELMDRGELISLKLGNEIFYMRNLGTNTGK
- a CDS encoding methyltransferase domain-containing protein, with amino-acid sequence MNRSPELKVGFGMINEIILQPIRSILLRTSLEIGVFDVLSDFTSSIDVSKRLGTHHDNTRYLLDGLASCDLVEKNNQMYRNTEMSRLYLVSESANYMGSYIQLYQRSLIDALDDLTEMVQKGSIPSPPKVVDGSYDEFEEYVKALASAAKGGTARIAARIVSQQPEFPTMRRMLDIGGGPGIIAMAIVDPHPFMKGVIFEQPAMAEVARKNISDFGMEDRMEVISGNFLTDPLEESFDLIWTSFCLYFAKHHLDETIKKIFEALEPGGIFISLHEGLNEEGTKPEILVLPNIAMNMNGHDTAFESGEIVEAMRRSGFSDVRSRPEDSPFGEVEVVIGKKE
- a CDS encoding phenylalanine--tRNA ligase subunit beta, with amino-acid sequence MPVINFDHRDLTELMGFDVPMKELLEKIPMMGADLHDFDEETGEIAMEFFPSRPDLFSVEGIARALRAFLGKEAGMKLYPTEDSGMVLYRDPSVLEVRPYVVAGVIRNVVMTDELIKSLMEVQEKLHLTMGRKRAKVSIGIHDLDRVEPPFKYKAVDPESVSFVPLAKDEEMNLREILERHEKGIDYAFVLEGKEHYPLILDRNDEVLSFPPIINGRLTTVTESTENLFIDVTGTDFKAISGALNIVATSIAERGAIIQTVKVIAEEEFITPDLEPRRWELDADFCRSFLGMNITDEEIVIALKRMGYDASVDNGKVKVLVPATRLDILHPVDLAEDVAIGHGYENFGSTLPRVQTFGSLRPIERASDQIKQLMIGYGYMEVTTLMLSNPGEQFAMMSIPSHEVVEIQNPLGEDYTCMRWHLLPSLFEVVRKNKHRDLPQRIFEVGDVMVDLKRTRHLAGLSVHSRVSFTEMKSLTESILRDISIDHEIRPLSSGMYLGGRAASVSIEGIEVGHFGEIDPEVISKMELGYPVGAFELDIDTMLSTRLGKIF
- a CDS encoding glycerate kinase — translated: MNIQRRTQLIKGEDPIARMDMLEVLEAAVRSIDSYRCVNDSLSFEDGLLRVGDVSIDLHEVERILVVGTGKASVGMTRAVLDVLGDRINEGYLNVLDEGHIGPINLHKSTHPHPSEENRQGAERILALCEEADENDLVICLISGGGSAMMSLPPENVSVEDKRRTSELLMLAGANIEEINTVRKHLSRVKGGNLVRACHPAMVLSLILSDVVGDPLESICSGPTAPDPTTFSDALTVLDKYDLMGKAPRSVVDHLLRGEDETPKPGNPIFEKVENVIVGNNWRALMAAKGRAIELGYKAIILTSALEGEAREVGKVLGSIGSEVTLHHDPIGPPAILLAGGETTVTVKGGGRGGRNCELVLGALPKLSKGVTLISFGTDGVDGNSNAGGAIGDAGSIRSDIDEFLESNDSASYFEREDSLIVTGPTGTNVGDVIILAVRKE
- a CDS encoding D-glycerate dehydrogenase; the protein is MALPKVLITRRIPDSGFEILENKVDMDIFEGDRPISKDELLERVKGKDGLYCLLSDRIDREVIEAAGNTLKIISNYAVGYNNIDVAFATQNGVMVTNTPGALREATADLSWALIMAVARRIPESDRFVREGKFLGWGPKLMLGYEVYGKTIGIVGLGDIGSAVARRANGFNMRILYHSRTRKTELEEELGAVKVELDDLLRESDFISLHVPLTPETRHLIGEREIDLMKDTAIVVNLARGEVIDENALVAALREKRIAGAGLDVFENEPNLTPGLTELYNVVLTPHTGSATFQSRDTMAIMAAQDLLLALSGKRPINLVNPKVLEG
- the hmgA gene encoding hydroxymethylglutaryl-CoA reductase (NADPH); translation: MVGGLKNRGRTRGDVKERREAVEKFTDTKLEYISSYTFDPLLAEKNIENMIGCVQVPVGFVGPLLINGEHAQGEFLIPMATTEGALLASVNRGCSVITHAGGSNTIVVKDAMTRAPVFRVNGIKHGVDVVKWVKEHFDLVKEAAESTTRHGKLIEVRPFMVGRNLYLRFAYETGDAMGMNMATIATEEASMLIERETGATLVSVSGNMCVDKKPAGINSILGRGKTVHAEVNIPRSIVDEKLHTSPEAVEEACVRKNALGSSLALSYGFNAHMANIIAATFIATGQDAAQVVEGSMGTTTAESLNDGLYFSVRIPALEVGTVGGGTRLPCQSEALSMLGCLGEGKAKKLAEIIASTVLAGELSTLAAEAAGHLSSAHSELGR
- a CDS encoding aldehyde dehydrogenase family protein, coding for MKAIEHFTQAEADELVMAIGWHVVKECEALARLAVEEGGFGNYTDKLTKIRLRVTGTIQDMQSVKTVGIVEEDPKKGLVKIAKPVGVVAAIIPSTGPDATPPMKALCAAKGLNAIIVAAHPKTQKSSELAVNLMRQGCKAMGVPEDLIQIIQNPTIAKTQELMRQADLIVATGGAGMVKAAYSSGTPAYGVGVGNTVHIVDETGDIDDAAFMIARAKVFDYATSCLADNSVLAHESIYDSLVEKLVQNGAYICNAEEKARLQKVMWPKGGPIPSLDVIAKPAGHIANLANIDLPEDRTFLVVEETGTGPDYPFSGEKLSVVLSLYRYEGEIQNAVDLTNRITEYQGLGHSCGIHTSNDKHVDALAFGTRTGRVMVNQNMNEGAGSPRNGLPFTLSLSCGTWGGNITTENVNARHFVNLTWVSRIVQNPKKPPTDEELFSAYWEKYGR